From the genome of Sparus aurata unplaced genomic scaffold, fSpaAur1.1, whole genome shotgun sequence, one region includes:
- the LOC115577833 gene encoding C-type lectin domain family 4 member E-like has translation MRKNITETRCEVIMVQKPCSQPPAESCHKCQEGWEQNGPQCYYFSTDKLTWEQAREKCRRDGADLVKIESEDEQSFLMQRLRQEEVVVKMLEDEDKFWIGLTDSVTEGTWLWTDGTPLNKSLTFWGKGQPDNRTGENADGQDCVRIGEISRSGLKWWFDKSCTAPQKRICEKSVETGR, from the exons ATGAGAAAGAATATCACAG AGACACGCTGTGAAGTGATAATGGTGCAGAAACCCTGTTCACAACCTCCTG CTGAGTCATGTCACAAATGTCAAGAAGGCTGGGAGCAGAATGGACCACAGTGCTACTATTTCTCCACTGATAAATTAACCTGGGAACAGGCCAGAGAGAAATGCAGACGAGATGGAGCAGATCTGGTTAAGATAGAGAGCGAGGACGAGCAG TCATTCCTGATGCAGAGACTGAGACAAGAAGAAGTTGTTGTGAAGATGTTAGAGGATGAGGACAAGTTCTGGATCGGACTGACAGACTCAGTGACAGAGGGCACATGGTTGTGGACAGACGGGACACCACTGAACAAGAG TTTGACTTTTTGGGGCAAGGGACAGCCAGACAACAGGACAGGGGAGAATGCAGATGGACAGGACTGTGTGAGGATTGGAGAAATATCTAGATCAGGCCTGAAGTGGTGGTTTGATAAATCCTGCACAGCACCTCAGAAACGTATTTGTGAGAAATCTGTAGAAACTGGACGTTAA
- the LOC115577836 gene encoding C-type lectin domain family 4 member E-like codes for MRKNITADTCHKCQEGWEQNGTQCYYFSTDKLTWEQAREKCRRNGADLVKIESEDEQSFLMQKLRDKMLEDEDKFWIGLTDSVTEDTWLWTDGTPLNKSLTFWSSQGEPDNWKEEDADGEDCVRMGEKHKSGLKWWFDKSCKKPHKSICEKSAETGRPTCI; via the exons ATGAGAAAGAATATCACAG CAGATACATGTCACAAATGTCAAGAAGGCTGGGAGCAGAATGGTACACAGTGCTACTATTTCTCCACTGATAAATTAACCTGGGAACAGGCCAGAGAGAAATGCCGACGAAATGGAGCAGATCTGGTTAAGATAGAGAGCGAGGACGAGCAG TCATTCCTGATGCAGAAACTGAGAGACAAGATGTTAGAGGATGAGGACAAGTTCTGGATCGGACTGACAGACTCAGTGACAGAGGACACATGGTTGTGGACAGACGGGACACCACTGAACAAGAG tttgactttttggAGCAGCCAGGGAGAGCCAGACAACTGGAAAGAGGAGGATGCAGATGGAGAGGACTGTGTGAGGATGggagaaaaacataaatcagGCCTGAAGTGGTGGTTTGATAAATCCTGCAAAAAACCTCACAAAAGTATTTGTGAGAAATCAGCAGAAACTGGACGGCCAACGTGCATCTGA
- the LOC115577826 gene encoding C-type lectin domain family 4 member E-like, with product MAEADAVYVNARFMKSNGNAKVIETTNSEVDTLNSEPSAELPGSQQQAAGESKVTAERVAVVVLLAAAVIALSYTGYKYHQTTKQLQKLTDDNAAMRKNITETHCEVMTVQKPCPQPPADTCGKCQEGWEQNGPQCYYFSTDKLTWEQARDECRRDGADLVKIESEDEQSFLMQRLRDKMVEGEGKFWIGLTDSVTEDTWLWTDGTPLNKSLTFWSEGEPDDWKGVNNASVNGEDCILL from the exons ATGGCTGAAGCTGATGCGGTGTACGTTAATGCTAGGTTCATGAAATCAAATGGAAATGCCAAAG TGATTGAAACCACGAACTCTGAAGTCGATACATTGAACAGCGAGCCATCAGCAGAGCTGCCTG GCTCCCAACAACAAGCAGCTGGAGAgtcaaaggtcacagcagagagagtggctgTAGTGGTtctcctggctgctgctgtcatcGCTCTCAGCTATACTG GTTATAAATACCATCAAACCACGAAACAACTCCAGAAGCTGACTGATGACAATGCAGCCATGAGAAAGAATATCACAG AGACACACTGTGAAGTGATGACGGTGCAGAAACCCTGTCCACAACCTCCTG CGGATACATGTGGGAAATGTCAAGAAGGCTGGGAGCAGAATGGACCACAGTGCTACTATTTCTCCACTGATAAATTAACCTGGGAACAGGCCAGAGACGAATGCCGACGAGATGGAGCAGATCTGGTTAAGATAGAGAGCGAGGACGAGCAG TCATTCCTGATGCAGAGACTGAGAGACAAGATGGTAGAGGGAGAGGGCAAGTTCTGGATCGGACTGACAGACTCAGTGACAGAGGACACATGGTTGTGGACAGACGGGACACCACTGAACAAGAG tttgacattttggagcGAGGGAGAGCCAGATGACTGGAAAGGGGTCAACAATGCGAGCGTGAATGGAGAGGACTGT atcCTTCTTTAA